AATGGATTCCGAGATCCTCGGCATCATCAGCGGGAAAATGCGCAAGCACTACATCCGCATCCTCCCCGGCGACCGGGTGAAGGTGCAGATCTCCCCGTACGACCCGAGCAAGGGACGCATCACGTACCGCATGCGGACGTGAGGGTTGAG
This genomic window from Planctomycetota bacterium contains:
- the infA gene encoding translation initiation factor IF-1, whose protein sequence is MARDADSIEVEATVTQALPNAMFKLKLDEMDSEILGIISGKMRKHYIRILPGDRVKVQISPYDPSKGRITYRMRT